CGTCGGCACTCCGCTCAACGCCGTGCGCTCGATCGTAGCCGCCGGTAATGACTACTACGTAGACAACGCCCAGTGCGGCGCAGAGTCTGGGTACCTTCCGGTCAGCACCATCAGCCCCTCGCTGCTCGTCGGGCACCTGGAGCTACAGAGCAAGTCCGAGCACCCGTACACCCAGTACACCTACCCAATTCCGTGGGCGGACCATAAAAAATCCCCAGGGAAATCCAAGCCAGGCAAGCGCGCGGCACGCGGCGGCAAGCGAGCTAGCTGAGGAGGCCTGGCCCGACGGGCCACACTTGGAGCTTCGGTGGAGCCCTGAAGCGCGCTTGACCCTGCCCGTTCCGGGCGCGCCAATCCCCAAAACGGCCGGCTGGTCAGGCGACGGTACGGTGCCCCTGGAGCTGGCTAACCGCCTGTAACAATTGCAGTTTATTCTTGCACCTGGGACCTCGAGCCTTGCCCCTGGCGAAGGATCGAATCTAGTACCACTGCAACCTGGTTTCGTTTATAGTCTCACTGCAATCCCTCAGGGCGTGCAGTATTGCCACACGGAACCCGCGCCGGAGCGCGGCCCAGAGGGTGCGAGGAGTTCTATCGTGCCGATCGAAGTACCCGCCGTTCGCATCCTCATCGTCGACGATGACCGCGCCATCTGCGAATACATGCAGACCCTGCTGGAGAAGGACGGCTTCGCGGTCAAGACCTGCTCCGATCCGACTCTGGTCGAGGATGAGGTCCGCCAGGGCGACTACCACGTCATCATCCTCGATCTGATGATGCCGAAGCTCGACGGGATCGAGGTCTTGCGGCGGATCCGCGGCATCGACACCGACATCGCGGTGGTGATCTTCACGGCTCACCCGAACCTCGACTCGGCGGTCGCGTCGATGAAGCTCGATGCGGTCGACTACATCAAGAAGCCGTTCAACGTGGACGAGTTCCGCGAGGTGCTCGGGCGCGTGATGCGCAAGAAGGGCCTCGCGCGCACGCCGGAGGAGCAACTCCATAAGATCATCGGCGACACGATTCGCGGCATGCGCAAAGAGAAGGAGCTCACGCTCAAGCAGATGAGCCGTCGCACCGGCCTTAGCATCTCACTGCTCAGTCAGATCGAGCGCGCGGAGTCGAGCCCCTCGATTTCCAGCTTGTACAAGATCGCGATCGCCCTCGACACGCGCATCCAAGATCTCTTCGGCAAATACTGAGTCTCACCAAGCCGCGGAGGCGGCCTGGACGACGAACTCAGCAGCAACGCCCGGCGCCATCCAAGCGTCCGGGCGCCTCTCATTTTGGGGGGAGGAGCGGCGTTCTTTCGGCTCGGCTGACTGCGCGTCGACGCTTCGCGGCAGCGCTGGGAGATTGCACCCTCACCCCCTGATCGAGCCGCGGCTCACGGCGGTGGTCCGCTGACTCGCAGAAAACCAGCGACCCGCGCTCTGACGCAGCGCACAATTTCAATGCAATCTCAAGGGCTTGCGGTACTAGCGGGAAGCGCCACTTTCGCCAAACGGTCGTTCGGTTAGAGGCGCCAACGTGTTACCCTCCGGAGCGACGAACGCTCGAGCCGCTCACGCTCGGGTCGCTTAGCCACCCCCCGCCTCGGGGTCGTCAGTGAACGAGGTCTTTGTCTCATGCGCTCGAACTCTGTGAAGCCCGGTCCCTCTTCTTCTCCCCGCGGATCCAACCGACGCAGCCTACGCCGACCGTTGACCATCTTGAGTGGTGTCGCTTTGGCCGTGCTGCTCCAGGGCGTCGACAACACCGCGACCGCGGCCTGGCCCCCGCCACCGTCGGCCACCAAAGCCGACATGAAGGACCCGCAGAACTGGCCAAATGATCCGGGCTATGGCTACGTCGCCGCGCAGAAGCCGGCGGACCGCAAGAAGGGCATGTGGCAATACTACTCCTTCATCCCAGATCGCTCG
This Polyangiaceae bacterium DNA region includes the following protein-coding sequences:
- a CDS encoding response regulator, with amino-acid sequence MPIEVPAVRILIVDDDRAICEYMQTLLEKDGFAVKTCSDPTLVEDEVRQGDYHVIILDLMMPKLDGIEVLRRIRGIDTDIAVVIFTAHPNLDSAVASMKLDAVDYIKKPFNVDEFREVLGRVMRKKGLARTPEEQLHKIIGDTIRGMRKEKELTLKQMSRRTGLSISLLSQIERAESSPSISSLYKIAIALDTRIQDLFGKY